A single genomic interval of Aureliella helgolandensis harbors:
- a CDS encoding phage portal protein, with protein sequence MATATIENHSLLVLSDTRTNETRDNNSLNNPANPISTETLNALDFSSVESIAGEQVSKRSALSIPAVYQAVSMISGDVAKLPMGTWRRLKAGGRTLDRKHHAFKYVNLVGRPNEEVNAFKFWRRLMVSALLWNNGYAWIDKNGRGEVLGIYNLLPDRTTPYRYRGKLRYMTEVSGRLVSLEADEVFHIEGLGIDGLHGMDLVGLFREVFGQALAKTKYKSKFFKSGLMAGGVLAVPPGQSVASKERVEAKLKEKFSGSDNAFKTLVLRDGYKWFSTNVDPQKAQLTESEEQDARQVARMFNIKAGRLSVEGATSYNADEMAIRDYHDGTLSHWLIGIRCEANAKLRTPEEIDADEVFLDYNINALNWADAKTRSEIATTGIIHGRWSPNETRDWENLNPYEGGDVRYRPLNLEPIDGQTTDEDTRQAAAESLARGAIDRATNRLGIKLQRAKTTDARAAIWTEEEPTIREMIGPACDVLELDIQSELGRLQKLTE encoded by the coding sequence ATGGCAACCGCGACCATTGAAAACCATTCGCTACTTGTGCTCTCTGACACAAGGACGAACGAAACACGCGACAACAATTCGCTAAACAACCCGGCAAACCCGATCAGCACCGAAACGCTAAACGCCCTCGACTTTTCGAGTGTCGAAAGTATCGCCGGAGAGCAAGTATCGAAACGGTCCGCCCTATCAATCCCGGCCGTCTATCAAGCGGTTTCGATGATATCGGGCGACGTTGCCAAGCTCCCCATGGGAACCTGGCGACGCCTAAAGGCCGGCGGCCGAACACTGGACCGCAAGCACCACGCCTTCAAATATGTAAACCTAGTCGGCCGGCCCAATGAGGAAGTGAACGCGTTTAAGTTTTGGCGCCGGTTGATGGTTTCCGCTTTGCTGTGGAACAATGGCTACGCATGGATTGACAAGAACGGCCGCGGCGAAGTGCTGGGAATCTACAACCTCTTACCCGACCGAACCACGCCCTATCGCTACCGGGGGAAGCTGCGATACATGACGGAAGTTTCGGGCCGGCTTGTCTCACTCGAAGCCGACGAAGTGTTCCATATCGAAGGCCTGGGAATCGACGGCCTACACGGTATGGACCTAGTCGGACTATTCCGCGAAGTGTTCGGCCAGGCACTCGCGAAAACGAAGTACAAGAGCAAGTTCTTCAAATCCGGTTTAATGGCCGGCGGAGTCCTAGCAGTACCACCAGGCCAAAGCGTAGCAAGCAAAGAGAGAGTAGAAGCCAAGCTAAAAGAAAAGTTCTCAGGATCAGATAACGCATTCAAAACGCTGGTTTTGCGCGACGGCTATAAATGGTTCTCCACGAACGTGGATCCACAAAAGGCACAGTTGACCGAATCGGAAGAACAAGACGCCCGCCAAGTGGCGCGAATGTTCAACATCAAGGCCGGCCGGCTATCCGTCGAAGGAGCCACTAGCTACAACGCCGACGAAATGGCAATTCGCGACTACCACGACGGAACGCTAAGCCACTGGCTAATCGGTATTCGCTGCGAGGCCAACGCGAAGCTTCGAACGCCGGAAGAGATCGACGCGGACGAAGTGTTTCTGGACTACAACATCAACGCGCTAAACTGGGCAGACGCCAAGACACGCAGCGAGATAGCCACCACCGGAATTATCCACGGCCGATGGAGTCCCAACGAGACGCGAGACTGGGAGAACCTAAACCCATACGAAGGCGGAGACGTTCGCTACCGACCGCTAAACCTGGAACCTATCGACGGTCAAACGACCGACGAAGACACGCGCCAGGCGGCCGCCGAAAGCCTAGCCCGCGGAGCGATCGACCGCGCGACCAATCGCCTAGGCATCAAACTACAACGAGCCAAAACAACCGACGCACGCGCGGCAATCTGGACCGAAGAGGAACCAACAATTCGCGAAATGATCGGCCCCGCCTGCGACGTACTCGAGCTAGATATCCAATCGGAGCTCGGACGCCTCCAAAAGCTGACCGAATAG